Proteins encoded together in one Candidatus Poseidoniia archaeon window:
- a CDS encoding NADH-quinone oxidoreductase subunit C, whose product KEFFMELKNDYGFEHCSLITAIDNQPEFELVYHFTVVNKSVTVGQNDMSVMAEIHIYLDRDTPTIDSISDIWGGANWHEREAFDMMGIYFVGHPDLRRVLLPEGFAGHPLRKDYVYEIHEEEW is encoded by the coding sequence GAAAGAGTTTTTTATGGAGCTAAAGAATGATTATGGTTTTGAGCATTGTTCTTTGATTACTGCAATAGATAATCAACCTGAATTTGAATTAGTTTACCATTTTACAGTCGTTAACAAGTCTGTAACCGTTGGACAAAACGATATGTCTGTTATGGCTGAAATTCACATTTATTTAGATAGAGATACGCCTACTATTGACTCAATTTCAGATATTTGGGGAGGTGCCAACTGGCATGAGAGAGAAGCTTTTGATATGATGGGAATATATTTTGTGGGTCATCCAGATTTGAGACGAGTTTTGTTACCTGAGGGTTTTGCAGGTCACCCACTTAGAAAAGATTACGTGTATGAGATACACGAGGAGGAGTGGTAA